A genomic stretch from Gallus gallus isolate bGalGal1 chromosome 13, bGalGal1.mat.broiler.GRCg7b, whole genome shotgun sequence includes:
- the RASGEF1C gene encoding ras-GEF domain-containing family member 1C isoform X2, with product MPQTLSSTSMFTPCSFSPHLHSSKEDEQGGLIFQDGNLTSASLDALIQHLIPTTDYYPEKAYIFTFLLSSRLFIEPHELLSRVCHKCIEQQRLDDPVLDKARIRKFGPKILQLLTEWTETFPYDFQEERMIGHLKDMIHRIAPCDEAYWKKMNQLLQTLNQKLATLSHGQEGIVKINAAVSDKLVAFKSKPPSIQREILSVCSDPYTLAQQLTHVELERLSHIGPEEFVQAFVHKDPLDGTKPCFSDQKTSNLEAYVKWFNRLCYLVATEICMPAKKKQRAQVIEFFIDVARECFNIGNFNSLMAIISGMNMSPVSRLKKTWSKVKTAKFFILEHQMDPTGNFYNYRTALRGAAHRSLTAHSNREKIVIPFFSLLIKDIYFLNEGCANRLPNGHVNFEKFLELAKQVGEFITWKQVECPFEQDANIIHYLHTAPIFTEDGLYLASYESESPENQTEKDRWKSLRSTILGKT from the exons ATGCCCCAAACGCTGAGTTCTACCAGTATGTTTACCCCATGTAGCTTCAGCCCTCATCTACATTCTTCAAAAGAAGATGAACAAGGAGGACTTATCTTCCAGGATGGAAACCTTACCTCAGCATCTCTGGATGCTCTAATCCAGCATCTCATACCCACCACTGATTACTACCCTGAG AAAGCCTATATCTTTACATTCCTGCTGAGTTCCAGACTCTTCATTGAACCCCACGAGCTTTTGTCCCGAGTTTGTCACAAGTGCATTGAGCAGCAGCGGCTGGACGACCCTGTGCTGGACAAG GCACGGATCAGAAAATTTGGACCCAAAATCTTACAGTTGCTGACGGAGTGGACAGAAACATTCCCGTATGACTTTCAGGAAGAGCGGATGATCGGCCATCTGAAAGACATGATTCACAGGATAGCCCCGTGTGATGAG GCCTACTGGAAAAAGATGAATCAGCTTTTGCAGACCCTGAATCAGAAGCTCGCCACCCTCAGCCACGGGCAAGAAGGGATTGTCAAGATCAATGCTGCTGTCTCTGACAAGCTGGTTGCCTTTAAAAGTAAACCTCCATCAATTCAGAGAGAAATCCTGAGCGTCTGCAGTGACCCTTACACTCTGGCTCAGCAGCTGACACATGTGGAGCTG GAGAGGCTAAGTCACATTGGACCTGAGGAGTTTGTGCAGGCATTTGTACATAAGgaccctctggatggcaccAAG CCTTGTTTCAGTGACCAGAAGACCAGTAACCTTGAGGCCTATGTGAAATGGTTCAATAGGCTCTGCTACCTCGTAGCAACAGAAATCTGCATG cctgcaaaaaagaaacaacGAGCACAAGTCATTGAATTCTTCATTGATGTTGCCCGAGAGTGCTTTAACATAGGGAATTTTAATTCACTGATGGCTATCATTT CTGGAATGAACATGAGTCCTGTTTCCCGGTTAAAGAAGACTTGGTCAAAAGTAAAAACAGCCaaatttttcattcttgaa CACCAGATGGACCCTACTGGTAACTTCTATAACTACAGAACGGCATTGCGGGGAGCTGCTCACAGGTCCCTCACTGCACACAGCAATAGGGAGAAG ATTGTGATCCCCTTCTTCAGCCTATTGAtcaaagacatttattttctgaatgaagGATGTGCTAATCGCCTTCCAAACGGACATGTCAACTTTGAA AAATTCCTGGAACTGGCTAAGCAAGTAGGAGAATTTATAACATGGAAGCAAGTGGAATGTCCCTTTGAACAGGATGCTAACATAATCCACTACCTGCACACTGCTCCCATTTTCACTGAAGATG
- the RASGEF1C gene encoding ras-GEF domain-containing family member 1C isoform X1, with product MKCQKNKGLSKEGMPQTLSSTSMFTPCSFSPHLHSSKEDEQGGLIFQDGNLTSASLDALIQHLIPTTDYYPEKAYIFTFLLSSRLFIEPHELLSRVCHKCIEQQRLDDPVLDKARIRKFGPKILQLLTEWTETFPYDFQEERMIGHLKDMIHRIAPCDEAYWKKMNQLLQTLNQKLATLSHGQEGIVKINAAVSDKLVAFKSKPPSIQREILSVCSDPYTLAQQLTHVELERLSHIGPEEFVQAFVHKDPLDGTKPCFSDQKTSNLEAYVKWFNRLCYLVATEICMPAKKKQRAQVIEFFIDVARECFNIGNFNSLMAIISGMNMSPVSRLKKTWSKVKTAKFFILEHQMDPTGNFYNYRTALRGAAHRSLTAHSNREKIVIPFFSLLIKDIYFLNEGCANRLPNGHVNFEKFLELAKQVGEFITWKQVECPFEQDANIIHYLHTAPIFTEDGLYLASYESESPENQTEKDRWKSLRSTILGKT from the exons GAAGGCATGCCCCAAACGCTGAGTTCTACCAGTATGTTTACCCCATGTAGCTTCAGCCCTCATCTACATTCTTCAAAAGAAGATGAACAAGGAGGACTTATCTTCCAGGATGGAAACCTTACCTCAGCATCTCTGGATGCTCTAATCCAGCATCTCATACCCACCACTGATTACTACCCTGAG AAAGCCTATATCTTTACATTCCTGCTGAGTTCCAGACTCTTCATTGAACCCCACGAGCTTTTGTCCCGAGTTTGTCACAAGTGCATTGAGCAGCAGCGGCTGGACGACCCTGTGCTGGACAAG GCACGGATCAGAAAATTTGGACCCAAAATCTTACAGTTGCTGACGGAGTGGACAGAAACATTCCCGTATGACTTTCAGGAAGAGCGGATGATCGGCCATCTGAAAGACATGATTCACAGGATAGCCCCGTGTGATGAG GCCTACTGGAAAAAGATGAATCAGCTTTTGCAGACCCTGAATCAGAAGCTCGCCACCCTCAGCCACGGGCAAGAAGGGATTGTCAAGATCAATGCTGCTGTCTCTGACAAGCTGGTTGCCTTTAAAAGTAAACCTCCATCAATTCAGAGAGAAATCCTGAGCGTCTGCAGTGACCCTTACACTCTGGCTCAGCAGCTGACACATGTGGAGCTG GAGAGGCTAAGTCACATTGGACCTGAGGAGTTTGTGCAGGCATTTGTACATAAGgaccctctggatggcaccAAG CCTTGTTTCAGTGACCAGAAGACCAGTAACCTTGAGGCCTATGTGAAATGGTTCAATAGGCTCTGCTACCTCGTAGCAACAGAAATCTGCATG cctgcaaaaaagaaacaacGAGCACAAGTCATTGAATTCTTCATTGATGTTGCCCGAGAGTGCTTTAACATAGGGAATTTTAATTCACTGATGGCTATCATTT CTGGAATGAACATGAGTCCTGTTTCCCGGTTAAAGAAGACTTGGTCAAAAGTAAAAACAGCCaaatttttcattcttgaa CACCAGATGGACCCTACTGGTAACTTCTATAACTACAGAACGGCATTGCGGGGAGCTGCTCACAGGTCCCTCACTGCACACAGCAATAGGGAGAAG ATTGTGATCCCCTTCTTCAGCCTATTGAtcaaagacatttattttctgaatgaagGATGTGCTAATCGCCTTCCAAACGGACATGTCAACTTTGAA AAATTCCTGGAACTGGCTAAGCAAGTAGGAGAATTTATAACATGGAAGCAAGTGGAATGTCCCTTTGAACAGGATGCTAACATAATCCACTACCTGCACACTGCTCCCATTTTCACTGAAGATG